Proteins found in one Tamandua tetradactyla isolate mTamTet1 chromosome 1, mTamTet1.pri, whole genome shotgun sequence genomic segment:
- the C1H20orf173 gene encoding uncharacterized protein C20orf173 homolog isoform X1, which produces MSKMRIRYSKLGLLAACMLSLWLMVSVLDQDSSQKNLHKMGRISNICHCPRRASRKCGCPPSIFSCSLCLHMPGESDWFDQRFQKGIEPLQRSEESASSDALIPWLGLQSIKSEQFEKRKQQTKVSPSRPLGHVGPRCLTCAVVGNSWFLRGSGFGFMINQHDMVLRMNQAPIQGFETDVGNTTTMRIMYPEIASVQDPGIQLLLLPMNSSGLKWFMDVLQKQFVLKPKNPGFRIFQFPGGSKENKDKAISLSLLLEVLMISLNFLKYIQERWMDNQGQYPSLGLVALFYALHTCDQVSLFGFGTDHLNRWSHYWDDKNWFESTMHNPQAEHQVILRLQCEGKVAIYS; this is translated from the exons ATGTCGAAGATGAGGATTCGATACTCAAAGCTGGGTTTGCTGGCTGCCTGTATGCTTTCACTGTGGCTCATGGTCTCCGTTCTGGACCAGGACTCCAGCCAGAAAAATCTCCATAAGATGGGCAGAATCTCAAACATCTGCCACTGCCCCAGGAGGGCTTCCAGGAAGTGTGGCTGCCCACCTAGCATCTTCAGTTGCTCCCTCTGCCTCCACATGCCTGGCGAGTCTGACTGGTTTGACCAACGCTTCCAAAAGGGTATTGAGCCCCTGCAGAGGTCAGAAGAGTCTGCATCTTCTGATGCTCTAATTCCATGGCTG GGACTTCAGAGCATCAAGTCAGAGCAGTTTGAGAAAAGAAAGCAGCAGACTAAAGTGTCTCCTAGTCGCCCACTGGGCCACGTGGGACCCAGGTGCCTCACCTGTGCAGTGGTGGGGAATTCATGGTTCCTTCGGGGCTCTGGCTTTGGCTTCATGATTAACCAACATGACATGGTCCTCAG GATGAACCAGGCTCCCATCCAGGGCTTTGAGACAGATGTTGGGAACACAACCACCATGCGCATCATGTACCCTGAGATTGCCAGCGTTCAAGATCCTGGCATCCAGTTGCTGCTGCTTCCAATGAATTCCTCTGGTCTGAAGTGGTTCATGGACGTACTGCAAAAGCAATTCGTCTTGAAGCCAAAAAACCCTGG ATTTCGGATATTTCAGTTCCCTGGTGGATCCAAAGAGAACAAAGACAAG GccatctccctttcccttcttcttGAGGTCCTGATGATCAGCCTAAACTTCCTCAAGTATATTCAGGAAAGATGGATGGACAACCAGGGTCAGTATCCATCCTTGGGACTTGTAGCTCTGTTCTATGCCTTGCACACTTGTGACCAG GTCTCCTTGTTTGGTTTTGGGACAGATCATCTCAACAGGTGGTCCCATTACTGGGATGATAAAAATTGGTTCGAGAGCACCATGCACAATCCCCAAGCAGAGCACCAGGTCATCCTTCGGCTGCAGTGTGAGGGGAAGGTTGCTATCTACAGCTGA
- the C1H20orf173 gene encoding uncharacterized protein C20orf173 homolog isoform X2, with the protein MSKMRIRYSKLGLLAACMLSLWLMVSVLDQDSSQKNLHKMGRISNICHCPRRASRKCGCPPSIFSCSLCLHMPGESDWFDQRFQKGIEPLQRSEESASSDALIPWLGLQSIKSEQFEKRKQQTKVSPSRPLGHVGPRCLTCAVVGNSWFLRGSGFGFMINQHDMVLRMNQAPIQGFETDVGNTTTMRIMYPEIASVQDPGIQLLLLPMNSSGLKWFMDVLQKQFVLKPKNPGFRIFQFPGGSKENKDKVLMISLNFLKYIQERWMDNQGQYPSLGLVALFYALHTCDQVSLFGFGTDHLNRWSHYWDDKNWFESTMHNPQAEHQVILRLQCEGKVAIYS; encoded by the exons ATGTCGAAGATGAGGATTCGATACTCAAAGCTGGGTTTGCTGGCTGCCTGTATGCTTTCACTGTGGCTCATGGTCTCCGTTCTGGACCAGGACTCCAGCCAGAAAAATCTCCATAAGATGGGCAGAATCTCAAACATCTGCCACTGCCCCAGGAGGGCTTCCAGGAAGTGTGGCTGCCCACCTAGCATCTTCAGTTGCTCCCTCTGCCTCCACATGCCTGGCGAGTCTGACTGGTTTGACCAACGCTTCCAAAAGGGTATTGAGCCCCTGCAGAGGTCAGAAGAGTCTGCATCTTCTGATGCTCTAATTCCATGGCTG GGACTTCAGAGCATCAAGTCAGAGCAGTTTGAGAAAAGAAAGCAGCAGACTAAAGTGTCTCCTAGTCGCCCACTGGGCCACGTGGGACCCAGGTGCCTCACCTGTGCAGTGGTGGGGAATTCATGGTTCCTTCGGGGCTCTGGCTTTGGCTTCATGATTAACCAACATGACATGGTCCTCAG GATGAACCAGGCTCCCATCCAGGGCTTTGAGACAGATGTTGGGAACACAACCACCATGCGCATCATGTACCCTGAGATTGCCAGCGTTCAAGATCCTGGCATCCAGTTGCTGCTGCTTCCAATGAATTCCTCTGGTCTGAAGTGGTTCATGGACGTACTGCAAAAGCAATTCGTCTTGAAGCCAAAAAACCCTGG ATTTCGGATATTTCAGTTCCCTGGTGGATCCAAAGAGAACAAAGACAAG GTCCTGATGATCAGCCTAAACTTCCTCAAGTATATTCAGGAAAGATGGATGGACAACCAGGGTCAGTATCCATCCTTGGGACTTGTAGCTCTGTTCTATGCCTTGCACACTTGTGACCAG GTCTCCTTGTTTGGTTTTGGGACAGATCATCTCAACAGGTGGTCCCATTACTGGGATGATAAAAATTGGTTCGAGAGCACCATGCACAATCCCCAAGCAGAGCACCAGGTCATCCTTCGGCTGCAGTGTGAGGGGAAGGTTGCTATCTACAGCTGA